A single window of Paenibacillus sp. FSL H8-0537 DNA harbors:
- a CDS encoding Na/Pi symporter → MLHSIILPIVIGFALFLSGMKLMELALHRLAGTQLNRILQRFTATPIHGLAAGAISTAFLQSSTAVTVISIGLVNAGLLTFRRTLGIILGTNIGTCLTTELLGLSLERLTMPLLILSVSAWLLTALLGELQLIPALRTGGWLNTIRSASVATLGFSILLAGMAMMQSVGPDIQQSAMFDWFMSKTADSLWWGLAAGAVLTAAVHSSTAVIAIIMGFAAIGAVPLEVGIAVVLGANVGTCVTALLASIGGSRAGQFVALAHITLNVGGALLFMPFVGLLAEISAWLTAAPAAQIAHAQTLFNIFSSLLALPLCYLPALRRAPHPN, encoded by the coding sequence TCTATTATTTTGCCGATTGTAATCGGCTTTGCATTATTCTTGAGCGGCATGAAGCTGATGGAGCTGGCGCTGCATCGCCTTGCCGGCACACAATTGAATCGTATTTTGCAGCGGTTTACCGCTACGCCCATTCACGGACTGGCGGCTGGCGCCATCTCTACTGCTTTTCTTCAGAGCAGCACAGCCGTTACCGTCATCTCTATAGGCCTCGTCAATGCCGGGCTGCTCACCTTTCGGCGAACGCTCGGCATCATTCTTGGCACCAACATCGGCACCTGCCTGACGACGGAGCTGCTTGGGCTGAGCCTTGAGCGTCTCACAATGCCGCTGCTCATTCTCTCCGTCTCCGCCTGGCTGCTGACCGCACTGCTCGGCGAGCTGCAGCTTATTCCCGCCTTAAGGACGGGCGGCTGGCTAAACACGATTCGTTCCGCCTCCGTTGCTACGCTCGGTTTTAGCATTTTGCTCGCCGGCATGGCGATGATGCAAAGCGTCGGCCCAGACATTCAGCAAAGCGCCATGTTTGACTGGTTTATGAGCAAAACGGCGGACAGCCTCTGGTGGGGGCTGGCCGCCGGTGCGGTGCTAACCGCAGCCGTGCATAGCAGCACGGCTGTCATTGCCATTATTATGGGTTTTGCGGCAATCGGAGCGGTGCCGCTAGAGGTTGGCATTGCCGTTGTACTAGGCGCAAACGTTGGCACCTGCGTCACAGCACTGCTCGCCTCCATTGGCGGATCGCGCGCGGGACAATTCGTTGCGCTCGCTCATATCACACTGAATGTCGGTGGCGCGCTGCTTTTCATGCCGTTTGTTGGCCTGCTCGCTGAAATATCTGCTTGGCTGACCGCAGCTCCAGCAGCGCAAATTGCTCATGCGCAAACGCTGTTTAATATTTTCAGCTCGCTGCTTGCCCTGCCGCTTTGCTATTTGCCAGCTCTGCGTCGGGCACCGCACCCAAACTAA